GACCACGACCACGCAGCCGATTTGCGTGGATAACGGCAACGGCACCACCACCTGCGCCCCCATGAACCTCATGTGGACGACAGAGGATTCCAATAGCAGCGGCACCTGGTTTGACGCCGAGTGGTGGGCCGGCTCCATGACCCTGGGAGGGTTCGCGGACTGGCGGTTGCCCACCCGTGCGGAACTTCAGGCCCTCTACGACCCGACCCGTGACGAGCCCATGGAGTGCACGTTTGGGGATGTGCACATCCTGGCGCCTTTCGAGCTGACGTGCTTTTATTATTGGACGAGTGAGATCCACAGCCCCGGCAATGCCTACGTCGTCGAGTTTACCTCTGGCGGCGTCAGTTGGCAGTCCCAATCGACCGGTTGGGGCATCTTTGCGATGGCGGTCAGAAACCTTTAGCCGCCGCGCGGCGATCCGGCGCGATACTTGTTAACGCACCACACGTCGCGCGGCCGCGGCGGCGCGGCGCTATCCGTTGTTGCCCTACGCGATCGGCTGGGCTGCCGGCGGCGCCATCGCCGTCGGCGCGGCGGCCGTTCCGAAGACATCCTCGTACGCGGCGAGCACGACGGTCATCTGGATCGGCCCGGCGATCAGGATGCCAAGCAGCACGGACGAGGACAGCGAGACCATGAGTCCGGTGACAAACGATAGCGCGATCGCCATCAGCCAGTCGGTCTGGAAGTAGGCCCAGTTCGCGCTGAAGGCGTCCGTCGTGCCGGCGTTGCGATCGACCATGTACGGGAAGAAGAAAAGCAGCAGCCCGCCGACGGGAATGACGCCGACGCCGCACATCAGGACGCCCACGATGATCATGGCGAAGGCGATGATGCCGCCCAGGAAGTAGCGCCCGAAATCGGAAAAGCCGGAGAACACGTCGTTGACGCTCGTCGGCTCGCCGCGCACCGCGCGAAGCGCCATGCGCGTCATGCCCGCCCAGGCGATCGGCGCGAGGACGACGGTCATGCACAGGACGAGGAAGATGAGGTAGCCGATGACGAGGTTGAGGATGTTTTTTGTAAACGCCTCCCAGCCTCTCGTGAACGCGCGCGCGAAGTCGATCTTGCCCATCGTGCTCCTCCGTCGAAAACGCCGTTGAAATCGATTCCGCCAGCTAACACACGCATCGCACGCGGGTCAATTGTGACCGGCGACCGGAAACGGGTACACGTTCGCCGCGAGTGATTCGTTCAGGCTTCCGGCATCCCCGCCGACAGCCACGACCCAAAATCGCGCACGCGCGGCTTCTCGGAAAGCGCCGCCCACGTCCATCGCGGATCGACGCGGCGGCCGAGGGGGTCGTCGGAGCCGGTGAACGTCGTCGGTGGCGCGTCGGCGTACAATCCGGCGGAGGCGAGCGTGTCGACCATCGCCTGCCGCGTGATCGGATGCCCGTCCGCGCCAAGGTAGATCGCGCCCGGCTCGCCGCGTTGGAGCGCCGCGACGATAAGCCGCGCCGCGTCGGCCTCGTGAATCAGGTTGACGATGCCGTCCGGGCGACGGGGCGATTTCGGCGTGCGCAAATAGACGCGATGCGGCCCACGCCGCGCGTCGTACAGACCCGCAAGACGCACAACGATGCCGCCGGCCCCGCGGATCAACTCTTCCGCCGCGAGCAGCCCCGCCGCGCGCGGCGAATCGGAAAGCGGCGCGTTTTCCGTGATCGGCCCGCCGTCCATTTCGGCGTACACCGCCGTGCTGGAGGTCATGACAAGCCGCCCGGTTCCATCGAACAGCGACGCCGCGCGCGCGGCTTCGGCGGCATAATCGCCGGCCGCGGACGGCGGAACCGAAAAGACGACGAACGGCGCGGGATGCGGCGGATCGTCCGCGCGGCGGCGGGGCGTAAACCCATCGCCGCGGAGCGCCTCGTGGCGCGAATCACCGGCGGTTTCCGCGACGATGGCGGCGCCGGCATGTGCCAAATGCCACAGACCGGCCACGCGGGCGCCCAAAAATCCGCATCCGATAACCAGAAGATCAAATTTCCGACCCGAATCGCCGGTTTTCGCGTGCCTTGTCATGGGGTTTCGGTTAAAAATGGTTTTTGATGGCTCGGAATGTTTCTTCCCGGTATTGATCGCGAAATCGAGGGCTCGTTTGCCGCACGCCAGCGCCCCCATTGACGACCGCCGGCTGCCCACGTGGCTGCTTGTGGCGTTTTGCGTCTTTTCGATCCTCGCGCTGGGGGCGCTCGATTTTCTGACCGGCCGCGACATCAGCTTCGCGTTTTTCTACCTCGCGCCCATCCTGTACGGAAACTGGCTCGTCGGAAAGCGGGCGGGCGTCGCGTTGGCCTTTCTCTCGACGGTTGTCTGGTATCTGTTTGATTTTCGGCTGAATTCCGAACCGGCCACCTCGCTTGTCCTGTCTTGGAACGCGCTCGTGCGCATCTCGTTTTATCTGATCGCCGTGTATTTCCAGTCGGAGCTGGTGGTCGCCCTTCGGCGCGAGCGCGAAACCTCGCGCCGCGACTTCCTGTCAAACATCGCGAATACGCGCGCGTTTTTCGAAGCGATCGAACGCGAGTTCGAGCGCGTGCGCCGCTACGGCGGCCCGATGACGCTGATCTCCATGGATGTCGACAACTTCAAGGAGGTCAACGACGAGCTTGGCCACCAGGTCGGCGACGCCGTGATCCGCGAGGTCGGCAGCGTCCTGTCCCAGCACAGCCGCGCCACCGACATGCCGGCGCGCATCGGCGGCGACGAGTTCTTCGTCCTTTTGCCGCAGACCGGCGCGGAGGACGCGGCGGGGTACGTGCGTCATTTGCTGAAACAACTGCTCATGACGATGATCCGCAACGACTTCCCCGTCACGTTCAGCATGGGCGTCGCGACGTTCAACGAGCTGCCCGAAACGCTGAACGATGTCATCAAAATGGCGGACGATTTGCTTTATCGCGCCAAGCGGTCGGGCAAAAACACGTTCCATCACGAAGTCTATCCACCGCTGGAAGAGGAATCGAACGTCGTTCGCGGCCCTTTTGCCCGTGAGATGAACGGCTGACGGTGGCCGCCTCGCGCGCCGGGATCGCGCCGGACGAACGGGATACGCGTTCGTGCGCGATTCTTGCCGTCATCGTGCTGGGCGGCGTCGCGTTGCGCCTTTTCGCCGCGCGCCATCCCGAATTCACGGACGAGTCCTTCCACGTTCGCTGGGCATTTGACGCGCTTCACGGCCGGCCGTGGCAGTCGGTCATCGAGCACGGCAAAAAGCCGTTGCACTTCCTCTTGATCGCCCCGTTCGTCGCGCTTTTCGAAAACGCCGTTTTCGCCGCGCGGGCGGTGTCGATCGCCTTCGGCGCGGCGACGATCGCGCTCGCGTTCGCGGTGACGCGCCGTCTTTTCGGCGAGCGCGCGGGTGTTGTCGCGGCGGCGATGGCGGCGAGCGTTCCGTATCTCGTCATCTTCGATGCGCGCGTGGGGCAGGAGGCGATCCTCGGCGCGGCGGGGCTTGGCGTTTTGTGGCTTTCCGTGCGCCTTGGCGACTCAGCCACGCGGCGCGGCGCGGTGTTCGCGGGCGCCGGTCTCGGTGCGGTGTTCGGACTCGCGCTCGCGACCAAGGAGACGGCCGCCGCGTTCGCGATTCTTCCGGTCGCGGCCATGATCGATCGCCATCGGCGCGGCGACGCACTTCCCGGCGCGGGTCTCGCGGCGGCGCTCGCCGTGGCGGCCATCGCCTTTGCCGGTGTCATCGTCCCCGCGTACCTTGCGACAGGGCGCGGGCTCATCGTCGACGGCGAGTACGTGCAGGGCGGGCGGGCGGCGGTGATCGCGTCGAACGCGCGGATGTACGCGGCGTCGGTCGGCCTGTATCTCGGCCCTCTCATCTTTGTGCCGCTCGCGTTTTTCGCGGGATCCCTCCGACGCGCGCGGACGGGCGAAGCTTTCATGGCCGGCGCGGGTGTTGCGGCGTTCGCCGCCGCGCTTTCGGTGTTCGTCCTCGTCGGTGCGAAGTCCTTTCCGCGCCACCTCGCGGCCTTCGCGCCGCTGCTTTTGCCGGCGGCGGCTCGCGGCGCGATGCTCATGCGCGACACGCTCGCCGCGCGCGGCATCCCGCGTGGCGTCATCGCCGCGGCGCTCGCCGCGTCGGCGCTCGGGCCGTCGGCGATGCACGCGGCCGATCCGTCGCGCGCGCCGCTTGTCGCCGAGGATCGCGAGGCGTTCGTGACCGGCTGGCCTTCGGGCTACGGGCTCGCGGAGGTTCTTTCGTTCGTGGATGGGCGCGCGGGCGCGAGGCCGGTCGCCGTCATCGCGCCGCCGCTTGCGGGCATGCCGCTCGATGCGTTGGGGTGGCGCTATCGCAGCGGCCGGCGCGTCGCCGTCGTCGAATCGGGCGATGTCCTTTCGTCGCCGTATTGCGGCTCGCGGCTCGCCGCCGATCTGGCGGGGCGCGAGGTGTTCATCATCGTGAATCAGCCCGCCGTTCCGCTTGCGCCCGTCGCCGAAATGAACCCCGGGCGGGCGGCGTTCGTTGCGGCGCGCCCCGGAAACGAATCGCGAATGGTGCTTTACGAGCCGATCTGCGCGGAGGGCGACGCACCCGCGCCCCCGCTCCGAGCAGGGCGCACGCCGCGCGTCATGAGCGCCATCAGCGGGGTTAGCAGGAGATAGCCTGCCGCGGCGGCCAGAAGTGTCACGCGGATGCCCCACGTCATGCCGATGACGACGGCGAGCGTCGATCCGAAAACGCCCGCCGCGCCGTTCATGCCGAACAGCCAAGGCGTCGGATCGAACGCGCGCGGCAGTGCGTCCGCGTCGGCCCTCGTCGCGCCGTCGTCGCTCGTCGCGCTTTCGCCGGCATCGGCCGCCTTTTGCGCGGCGATGCGCGCGGCAACGCGCATCCCCGCGGGGAACGCCTGCCCCATCAACAATCCCGCCGGCGCCAGAAGCAAGACCGACAGAAGGATACGCAACGGCGTCGGGGCGCCTTCGGCGAGATACGTCAGCGGCGGCAGCAGCAGGGCGGTCGCGGCCAGCACCGCCGCGATCAGAAGCGCGAACCGGCCAAACCGCCCGGGCCGCTCCACCGCGAACCGCTCGCTCAATAGCGATCCCGCGCCGGTGAACAGGATGAGCGAAAACAGCACGACGGCGAGCGCGTACACCGGATGGCCGAGGAACACGGAGAGCCGTTGCAGCATCGCGATCTCCGCGAGCATGAACGACAGGCCGACCAGCGCGAAATACGCCAGCGACGCGAACCCCGGCCGTCCGGCGCGCGGGGGCCGGACGAACTCCGGCGCGATCGCGGTGGCGAGCGCCAGAAGCAGCGTCACCGCGACGATCGTCAACAACACGAGAGTCGCGATGAGATTGCCCGCGACGACGCCCGACGGCCGGCCAAGGTACGAAACGATCCGGCGCGGGTGCGTCAGTCGGAGGAGATTGAAGAAAAACGGCCTGTCATCCGACGGCGGCGTCAGATCGAGCGGCGCGGCAGCGCCGTAGTCCCACAGCGCGTCCGCGTCCGGCGCGGCGAGGATATCCGCCAGCACGGGATTTTCCGGCGGCGTTCCGGGCGCAAAGACGGTCTCGAACTCCATCGCGGATACGTGCGCGCGAAATGAAGCGATGTCGGTCGCCGAAAACGGTTCGTTGGACGCGAGCAAGGTCGCCACCTGCCCGTGCGCGGCGAGCATGAGGTGTTCCGCCGGACGCGAGACGCCGCGATCGAACAGGGCGGCCGAGGCCAGCGATATGAGGCGCGCGGTTTCGTCCACGCTCTCGGCCGCGTACCAGCGCGAGACGGTGAAGATGCCGCCCGGCGCGAGGCGGTCCAGAAAGACGCGCCACGCCTGGCGCGTGTAGATCGCGTTTTCCGACAGCGTGAACGCTCCGGCGCCGGTCGCGGCCCAGGTGTCGATGAGGCTCGCCTGGATGATGTCGAATGTCTCGCTGCGTCGCGCCATGTCCGCGCGCGCGTCGCCGACCACGAGACGCACGCGGGGATCGTCCGCGAGTCCCGCGAACGCGCGATAGGGACCGCGCAACGCGCCGACAAGCGCGGGGTTCAGCTCGACGCCGAGAACGTCGTTGTTGCCGAAGACGAGCGCGGTCATGATGTCCTTGCCGCCGCCGACGCCGAGTACGGCGACCTTGCCATGACGCACGGCGTATGCGATCGCCGTCGCGTCGTAGCGAAGGAAATCGACGTTCGCGGGATCATTGGCCATGTTGTACACGGTCGTGCCGGCGAGGCCGTCGATGTTCATCATGACGAAATCGACGGGCTCCGCGGGCGTGCGCGCCGAGGCCGCCCACATCGTGTTTTTCGGCGCCTCGTTCCACGTGTTGTACGCGATGACGCGCGAGAAGGTGTTCCACTTTTCGTAGGCGACGCGGTGCCTTTTTTCGGCCTGGCCTTTCACGATGATGGGATCAAGGCCATAGACCGTCTTCGCGTTTCCGTACGCGCCGGCCGCGCCGAGCACGACGACGGCCATCGCCGCGAAGGCGGTCCGGCCGCGCCGCGCGAGGATCGCCAGAAGAAAGCCGCCGGCCGCGATCACCGCCGCGCAGGCGAACACCGCTCCGGGCCCGTCGATGCGCGAGAGCATGGGGATGACAAGCGCGCTGCCCGCCGCGGCGCCGATGAGATCCGCGCCGTACGCGCGGCCGATCGGCGCGCCGGCCCTTGTCAAAAGGGCGGTCACCGCCGCGCCGGAGATCACGAACGGGATCGACACGGTCAGCGCCAGGCGCGCGAACACGACGACGCTCGATGCGCTCATCACCATCTCGGGCGCAAGCACGATCTGGTCGAGGTAGGCGATCATTGCCGCGGCGCCGGCGAGAACGGATAGCCGCGCGCATTCGGCGCGCGCGCGTTCGGGCACGAAGCGCTCCGGCCGCGCGAACACCCACAGCGCGCCGAGCGTCATGCCGAACATGGCGACGCTGATGACGAAAAACGCGAGGTGGTACCACGACGCGACGGAGAGGATGCGCGTCTGAACGATCTCGAGCGCGAGCGTCCCCGCGGTCACGAGGGCAAGGCCGGGATAAAGGAGAATGGCGTCTCGTCGCGTCATGAGGCGGCACAGGCTACGGGCGGATGAGGAAATAGGAAATAGGAGTTAGGAAAGAGAAAAGAGGAAAGAGATCGGAGAGCCGCAACAGCTTGCGCGGCAGGCCCGATCCGACGCAAATTCGCGCGATGGAAAAACGCGAGGGATGGACGCGGCGCGCCGTGTTGCGCGCGGGCGCGTGCGGCGCGGCAATTCTCGTCATGCCCGGATGCGATCCGTTCGCCGAGGAAAACCGGAGCGCCGGCCCGTCCGACGTTCCACGCTCCGGCGGCGACGACGATACGGGTGGCGACGCGCCGGACGGCCGCTGGCTGAGCGTGCAGGAACACGAAGCCGTGCGCGCGATCGCGGACATCATTATCCCGCCGGACGAAGACCCCGGGGGCGCGGCGGCCGGGTGCGCGGACTACATCGATTTTTTTCTCGGTGCGTTCACGGTCGATCCGCCGCGCATCTTCGCCGCGGGGCCGTTTTCAGGCCGCCATGGCGGTGCGCCGCGTTTTGGCGAATATGTCCCGCTTTCGCGCGTCAAGGAAATCGCCTGGCGAAACCACATCGAAGGATCACAAGGCATCAGGGAGCGCGAGTTCAACGGCCCGGTCGCCGGCATTCAGGAAAAATACCACGACGGCCTCGCCGAGCTTGACGCGCGATCGCGGGCCGAACACGGCGCGCCGTTCGTCGATTTGTCTCCGGACGATCGCGAACGCGCGTTCCGGGCGTCGCCTTCGGAGTTTCGCGACATGGTGTTCGGCCACGTCGTCGAGGGCATGTACGCGGCGCCGGAATACGGCGGCAACGCGAACCGCGCCGGCTGGGACTCGATCGGATACGAGGGCGACGTGTTGCCCCGGGGCTATTCGCGCGCCGAAGTCGAAGCCCCGGGCGAGGAGGATTTGCTGACCGACAAAGAGATCGACGCGGCGATCGCCCTGTTGCGCGCGCTGTATCCTGGAGCGGAGTCGTGACCGGCGCGCCGGATGTCGTCGTCATCGGTTCCGGGGCGGGCGGAGGCATCGCCGCGCACGTGCTCGCCTCGCGCGGGATCAAGGTCTTGTTGCTGGAAAAGGGCGACAACTTCTTTGTCGGCCTCGACGATCCCGCCGGCATCCGTGACAACCGTTTCGGGAACGACGAGCTGAAACTCGAGCACCGGGACCTGGTGGAGCAGGACCCGCGCATCGAGCCGCGCACGTATCTCGCCGGCGACGGGGCGCGGCCGTTTGTCGGCAAGGTCAACGCGCTCGGCGTCGCGGTCGGCGGTGGCACGCTGATTTACGACGGCAGTTCGCCGCGCTGCCAGGCCAAGGATTTTCGCATCCGTTCGCGTTTCGGCGATGTTCCCGGCGCGCTCGTCGACGACTGGCCGATCTCCTACGACGACCTCGCGCCGTATTACGACAAGGTCGAGGACGCGATCGGCGTGCAGGGCGAAGCCGGCGCCGACCCGTTCGCCGAGCCGCGCGGGCCTTATCCCATGCCGCCGGGCTACCCGAAATACGTGGCGACCCTGCTCGCCGGCGCGGCGCGTTCGCTTGGCTATGCGCCGTTCCCGATGCCCACCGCCATCAACTCCGCCGCGCGCGGCGGGCGAAGGGCGTGCGTTTATTGCGGTTTCTGCGGAAGCCACGGCTGCGCCATCCACGCCAAGGGTTCGACGGCAGTGACGGTCATCCGCGAAGCGCTGTTGTCCGGCCGCTGCGAACTGCGCGCGAACGGCAACGTCGTGCGTCTGATAACCGACGCATCGGGCGCGCGCGTGACATCGGTCGAATACATCGACGGCGATGGCGCGTTGCGCCGGCAGAGCGCGGGCGCCTTCGTGCTGGCGGGAAACGCGATCGAAAGCGCGCGGCTTTGCCTGTTGTCGCGCACGCCGGATCACCCGGTCGCGCTCGGCGGCGGCAGCGGGCTTGTCGGTAGATGCCTGATGTTTCACAACGTCGATACGACCTTCGGCATCTTCCGCCGCCGCACGCACATGCATATCGGATTTTCGGGCGGTTACGCGCTCGACGAGTTTAACGGCGATCCGGTGCGCGGCGACGCGCACGCCATCCTCGGCGGCGGCATCGTGGAGATCGGCGGGCAACTTCATCCGATCGACGAGGCCAAACAGCTTGCGCTTGCCGGCAAGGCGCACCGCCGCTACATGCGCCGGAGCCTTTTGCGCGATCATCTGGGCGTGTTGACGCTCATCGGCGAGGATCTTCCGTACGAGGAAAATCGCGTCGAACTCGATCCGCGGGTTC
The sequence above is drawn from the bacterium genome and encodes:
- a CDS encoding GMC family oxidoreductase codes for the protein MTGAPDVVVIGSGAGGGIAAHVLASRGIKVLLLEKGDNFFVGLDDPAGIRDNRFGNDELKLEHRDLVEQDPRIEPRTYLAGDGARPFVGKVNALGVAVGGGTLIYDGSSPRCQAKDFRIRSRFGDVPGALVDDWPISYDDLAPYYDKVEDAIGVQGEAGADPFAEPRGPYPMPPGYPKYVATLLAGAARSLGYAPFPMPTAINSAARGGRRACVYCGFCGSHGCAIHAKGSTAVTVIREALLSGRCELRANGNVVRLITDASGARVTSVEYIDGDGALRRQSAGAFVLAGNAIESARLCLLSRTPDHPVALGGGSGLVGRCLMFHNVDTTFGIFRRRTHMHIGFSGGYALDEFNGDPVRGDAHAILGGGIVEIGGQLHPIDEAKQLALAGKAHRRYMRRSLLRDHLGVLTLIGEDLPYEENRVELDPRVRDVYGRPVARVIWTTHENDHAVNRRVRPRLREILRTAGAVFTMSVSLTLESGGVPSTRHILGTLRMGDDSTRSVTDRFGRFHEIDNLWCADGGVFTTSTGYNPTLTIQALAWRQAERIAG
- a CDS encoding gluconate 2-dehydrogenase subunit 3 family protein, which codes for MRGRPDPTQIRAMEKREGWTRRAVLRAGACGAAILVMPGCDPFAEENRSAGPSDVPRSGGDDDTGGDAPDGRWLSVQEHEAVRAIADIIIPPDEDPGGAAAGCADYIDFFLGAFTVDPPRIFAAGPFSGRHGGAPRFGEYVPLSRVKEIAWRNHIEGSQGIREREFNGPVAGIQEKYHDGLAELDARSRAEHGAPFVDLSPDDRERAFRASPSEFRDMVFGHVVEGMYAAPEYGGNANRAGWDSIGYEGDVLPRGYSRAEVEAPGEEDLLTDKEIDAAIALLRALYPGAES
- a CDS encoding DUF1566 domain-containing protein encodes the protein TTTTQPICVDNGNGTTTCAPMNLMWTTEDSNSSGTWFDAEWWAGSMTLGGFADWRLPTRAELQALYDPTRDEPMECTFGDVHILAPFELTCFYYWTSEIHSPGNAYVVEFTSGGVSWQSQSTGWGIFAMAVRNL
- a CDS encoding glycosyltransferase family 39 protein, which codes for MAASRAGIAPDERDTRSCAILAVIVLGGVALRLFAARHPEFTDESFHVRWAFDALHGRPWQSVIEHGKKPLHFLLIAPFVALFENAVFAARAVSIAFGAATIALAFAVTRRLFGERAGVVAAAMAASVPYLVIFDARVGQEAILGAAGLGVLWLSVRLGDSATRRGAVFAGAGLGAVFGLALATKETAAAFAILPVAAMIDRHRRGDALPGAGLAAALAVAAIAFAGVIVPAYLATGRGLIVDGEYVQGGRAAVIASNARMYAASVGLYLGPLIFVPLAFFAGSLRRARTGEAFMAGAGVAAFAAALSVFVLVGAKSFPRHLAAFAPLLLPAAARGAMLMRDTLAARGIPRGVIAAALAASALGPSAMHAADPSRAPLVAEDREAFVTGWPSGYGLAEVLSFVDGRAGARPVAVIAPPLAGMPLDALGWRYRSGRRVAVVESGDVLSSPYCGSRLAADLAGREVFIIVNQPAVPLAPVAEMNPGRAAFVAARPGNESRMVLYEPICAEGDAPAPPLRAGRTPRVMSAISGVSRR
- a CDS encoding diguanylate cyclase, which codes for MPHASAPIDDRRLPTWLLVAFCVFSILALGALDFLTGRDISFAFFYLAPILYGNWLVGKRAGVALAFLSTVVWYLFDFRLNSEPATSLVLSWNALVRISFYLIAVYFQSELVVALRRERETSRRDFLSNIANTRAFFEAIEREFERVRRYGGPMTLISMDVDNFKEVNDELGHQVGDAVIREVGSVLSQHSRATDMPARIGGDEFFVLLPQTGAEDAAGYVRHLLKQLLMTMIRNDFPVTFSMGVATFNELPETLNDVIKMADDLLYRAKRSGKNTFHHEVYPPLEEESNVVRGPFAREMNG